TGAAATACatctggtgtaaccacacctgcgaggttttggccgcaggtgcggagccgcttctgcggccaagggggtcgcagaagcggtcctgGGCCGGGTGGGCAAAGGGCCGTAGATACAGAGTTGGGGGCGCAGATGCGCATCCACAGAAGCGGAgaaggcatcgcagaagcggggcTAGGCCTTTGGCGCTGGATCGCATGAGCGGTCAAGGCTCCACAGAAGCGAGACCGTAGGAGCGATCAGGGCGCCGCAAAAGCGTGACTGCAGGAGCAGgtttttgtccgcagaagcggactttgcTGGGCTTAATGGAAAGTCACACCGGCGATGGGAATGTCCGCATGTGCGGAGCCGCAAATGCAGCTAAAAGGCCGCAGAAGTGGAAGGTCGTCTAGGTAGATGTGTTTTTATAAtaacgggatttggcccattttttttcatttttcaactgGTTGGGGCGATGTTAGAGAGCTTGAAGGGGAGATTTTAATCAAGCAATATAAGGTAAGTGATTACCACATATTACAAGTTATATACGTGATTTATATGTGGATTAGAGCATAAAAAATAGTAGAAATTATGAGATTttagtagaaaacctagaattggtattttttgattttaaCCATGGAAATTTggataagttatatatttgactTTGTAGttttatgggtaaagtttattttcaaaaaaatttagaatccgggcatgtgggcacgtgggcctgagggatgattttatagacttttcgagcggagttgggaattaatATAAATTGATCAATTATGGGTATtaaagtatattttgattggtttgcgcatttgtttgaatagttttggatcgacgcgCATCAGATCGAGATTTTAGAGAGGATTTGGAGacggttatgaaacttcggagcgagctaagtctcttgtctaactttgtgaggggtaaactaccccctaggtgataattattatgtgcaactagttatgggtgctacgtacgcacgaggtgatgagagtccgtacgtagctaaaatatatttatgtccgggtagatttagAAACATATCACGTactaattgaattatttgaattcattctgctggcttaatcAATCGAAGTTATAATCGAAATTAATCTAGAAATAATTATATGTACGACAGGCTAAGCCtcaacactttgagttgtggtcGAGTAAATTAAGAAATAGTAAGATTAAATTCAATGTTGTGCTCATGTATTGTAAACACGTATCTTGAAATTAAGTAACCTCCTTCCCTTTTTCTTGTAgagcgggccaaacgcctcggtAATATATAGTTGCATTTATGGATCGCGTCGCTtctccctcggtagtgtacacattattctggatcgggtctaacgacctcggcagaatcatGCATTATATTGCTAGTAGACCGAATATTCATGAGTTAATCTTTCTACTGATGCCCGACATATCATACggtgttccttatttatttgacaTTGGCACTTGTTAATTTCTAAGTTGTTAAGGCAGGATGCAAGATCgaaaaatttatactttaaaagaaataattggaagattatgaacctttacTTATTTATCTTATTATTGCCATACGTTGTATATCTGCTTaagttttattatattgctttattggaccttaagtaagtgtcgatatcgatccctcatcactacttctccggaattagactagatacttactgggtacgcgttgatttacgtactcatgctacacttctgcactaaatgtgcgaAAACTGACAGGTTCAATTGGTAATCATCCTGGCGTGTAGGCGCACCTGTtaaggagactttatgtgagctgtaTTATAGGCTACATATCgaagtccaccgagtctccattgtactatttattttattctgtcttattatATTCGGGACAGATATTGTAATATTACTATTGTATTCCTTAGAAAATGCttatgcacttatgacaccgggttttggggattcCTACTGGCTGTTCGTTATTATAGTTCACGTAGTCATTATCGTTTTTACATGTAATTCTATTTCtactatttaattaaggaaaagttATGATTTCAGAATACTAAAATGAGAAATTGAATTGATTAAATCACGGTTAGCTTGCCTGACGTCGatattaggcgctatcacgacctttggtgattttgggtcgtaacaatgtgcactgccgagggtcaaacggcacgaaccatagatgcatctattaacctaccgaggcgaacgacccactcccatgagagtcgagaaaatttacctcgctcgcggaaacACTTGTGACACGAGTGAACATAGTTTTCtcaaagttattataaaattcttTCATTCTTCCCCACACATATGAAATTTAAACAGGAGACTTAAAATCCTTAATCTCAGCTCTAGTTCAGATAATTAATATTCATGAACAACATAATAGAGcaaacaaagcatggtgtaagtctaagactacccggacatcatATAGAATATAgttacgcacagactctcgttaCCTAGTGCATACATAGCTCCCCACACATataattcacaaaaaaaaaaatatacctAAGGGggagttccctcttacaatgttagGTAAAAGACTTATCTCGTCTCAAAGCTCGTTTTCCGGCCTCAAATtcgctctaaagcctcaactcagTACCGAGAAAtacgaaactagtcaaatattgtataaataaatcaatatatgtttcaaagttcataatttaattattagagtaattacccaacccgaattggaagattcttaaaattcacgtCTAgggccacgtgcccggattccaaaaattttcaaagaaagttattacacataacctcacgaactcaaatatataattttcactcaatctCATACCTATTTTCGTGGGTAAATTTTATTCTTATCAACACCTAGTGtgtatgctccgaaagtatcatgccgTCAAGTTTAGGAAGTTTCCCAAGTTTCCCTCATGTTAAATGCTCGGATACAATGTCTTTCCCCTTTTGTTATTTATTTGACCTATAGAAAGAACAACGTGTCCCCTCAAAAGTAATCATTTAGATATAGGCAATACAAATTCCAAAGGGTCCCATAGTGAAAAACACAATAGCCGTAGTGTGGTCGATGAGCACTATATGTCCGCGTCCCAAACACACATGTTTTTTGTTTTAgtactttttcttctttgaaacAAAATATATTCTGGTGTATTAAAAGATTGGGGAAAAAAACTACAATAAAAGCAATTGTTACAGCCAAGGGAGAGTAGTActatttctttttgtttcaaaaagaataaagggTCAGAATATATGaagaataaattttttaaattttcaatttcAATTCCGACATCAATTTCTTAAagctttttttaaaataaaatttagttaaTTAAAAACTAAATACAAAATACTATATTATTACAaccttttataataaataataatattaactAACATATGAAATTTTTTTAGTGAATTATTTGATTTTTCCAATCATCGGTGGCTCTGTATATTCTCGTTGACTCTGGAAAAACTTTTGGTCTTTCCAATTGTTTCTAAAGTGCTGTGAAGATGCAAGTCTGACTTTAATTTGTTCTACCAACAATGGTTTTAAAGTGCTGTGATGCTTTTTATTCCTCTGATGACTCATAATGCTAAGATAGTATGATAGATATATGGCCTATAAATTTTGACTTGAACATAGGACGGATGTAGAGTAGTAGTTTTGGCTCGGACCCTGAATATAAAAAAGGGTAACTCGGTGTATAGAGCATCTCGCATAATTCGAACActccaaggggtgtgatgtagatagCCTACACTAATGCAAGAATTAGTGGCTTCTTCTATGACTCGAACCTGTAATCTATAGGTCACATACGAGATAACTTTATTGTTGCTCCAAGGCTGGCTCGGACCCTGGATATGagttaaaaaattaatttcaacCCCAATAAATCAAATGAGTTTTGGAAGAATCCGAAGTCGAACACATAGAGTTCAAATCCTGGATTCGGCTCTATGACTGAAACAAGAAAACATTGTATTACATTTTTGTCTTAGGCTCAAGTGAAATATGGGATTAACTTTTTAAGTGAAATATTTTCAAGATTGTTAATGATTTCTTATTGGAACAGGGATCTAAGCTTTGAGCATCAAAATAACTTAGGAGAGCAGTTCAATAATTTTAAGAATCACGACAGACGGGAGATCAAAATATAAATTAAACAGAAAGCACTCTGGTTAAAGCATAGAAAATACCATGTACACTATAAACCACTTAAATAGTTGCATACTCGGTTCACTAAGCAATGTGGCCTtcagatacaacaacaacaacaacgtcTTTATTCCAATCAAGTCGGAATCAGCTATATCATGAATTCTTGATATTTCATGTCGCTCACTCTCTATGAGGATCCAGAAAATCGTCGATCGTTGGTGTCAATTTCTTCAAATCTTGAATTCTCACAATCTATCAGGTCTTTTGACAGATTTTTTAGGAACCAGGGATGTTGCTTTATTTCTGGAATGGTGATCCTCTGTGCagcgaaaattgaattttttttaaagcaCACAATGTGTGTGTACAATCTTTTGTTGTAAAGAGCAAAACCGAATTCAGGATTTGAAAGTTATCTGTTCGATTTTAGAATTCTAGCACAACGTCATTTAATGTACTGAGTTCGAAATAAACTATTTgtacttatttaataaatttctaacATATACCATTTCGTACATTAAGTCCGCCCTTTGCCAAGACGAATAGTTCTAGCCCCAAGAACTATGCAAAACAAAAAAAGCTTACTTCTAATGTGATATGATATTAGATGAAACAACGACAACAACTGCTACTACTACGCCTTAATCCAATGGTGGAGAAACCCTATAGCAAGGGAAGCCGTCCGACACTAcgtccaaaaaaaaaatcattttatacattttaataatattttcttaaaaagtaGGTATATATACATCATGTTGAGACTGCTTACAAATTATACAAAGTAAGAATTCACTTGGGACATGAAATAAAGCCTTAAAACCACGATCGTCCCAAACCTAAACTATTTAAACACCGAATTATGACAATAAGACGATACTGCTTGCTTAAATCTTGTGAAAGCCACTACTTATTCCAAAGCAAGTCGGGTGTTGTATGACTCTTAATCAACCACGTCACTTTATTTAAACTCATCTTATTCCAATATTATATATATGATATTCAACGAAGCGCTATTGATTAACAAAATCTAATTTATGAATCTTTCACTAATAACTTGAACACATGTTATTACTTCAAGAAAAGAGAGTTACCTTGGAGGGGTTTGCAACAAAGATTCCAGAAAAGAGATTCCTACATTCAGCAGATATTCGTACATAATCTGGTATAGAGTACTGAGCATTCTTTATTctctgaaaaagaaaagaaagaagaaacccTTAGAGTTGTTAAATGACACAACAATTATATAACGTCAGACATCTCTAACAGTATTCCTATAAcattcactataaaagttaaatttttctCGAAATTgattttttatgttatgttataatacaTGTGATCTATAACAGATCTTCACTATAGTAtccaaaaaatatggaaagaagCGCGACTGTTATAAAGAGGTTTAACGGtatactaactactcgttggctcattctcataccaatattctgcgtaatctttcttgggttatttcctttgtcttaacttacgtctcgcactggttccttatctattaataacatctcgggcaggaacccttactttccCACCTTGACGTCgtatttgcataatgttctggaatcgtagcatatctgtaggatttgaataaatgcaatctcatccctttctcatttttatcgcattcttcctttaccattcatGAGGTATATATACCCAAAAAGATCTGTTGTACGCAGCCTTAGCTTGAACCAATGACTTGATCCAGGTCACATGACAATAATTTTACTAGTTATGTCAAGGCTCCCTATCAAACACAGAACATGTATATACATGTGAAAAACGTGAATGTAATGCAAATGAGTTGTTTTCTTCTTAGTAAAGGTAATCCTCGGTTGTTAAGTTAAACTCAAGATTCATTTTCTTTCTAAGATGTAATAATCTAAAGAGAGTATTCGTACCTTCCCATCATATTCCTTTCGCGATAGCACCTCACGGGCAATATAAGTTGGTGTTCCAACAACGGACTTAGGTTGCGAATGCAACAAACCAGACTATATGACAAAGAAAATGTATAGTAACTGCCTATTATCTTACAAAAGAAAAGATTAGCGACAAATTTCGTAACAGAAAACAAAAAACCTTGGAATAACTAAAATCGCATATTTTACGTGGCATTGGACTTCCATCAAGGAGTGTATTCTCCAGCTTTAAATCCCTATGACAAATTTCCTACGGtaaaagaaaatcataaaaaaaaaaataaaaaaaaaaaaagaaagataacaaACGTAACAAAATGGAAAAGTACTTCAATTTATGCAATTTACCATTGAATGACAGTAACTaactccagaaattagctgttgGAAGAAGAAGCGAGCCTATTTTTTCGGAAAAACAAGAATGAAGATTAATACAATATTTTCATATTATTATAAAATacagaaagaaaataaggaattggAGATCTTTATAACCTCATCTTCACTAAATCTACCAGCACTGCATATTTTAGCAAAAAGTTCACCACCTGCTGCATATTCCATAACAATTGCTAAATGTGTTGGAGTTAACAAGACCTACAACAAAAGAGTGCACGTTCGGTGACCATACGTGAAATTAACAGCAATGCAAATGGCTCCTCAAtttagtacaacaacaacaacaataatattgtttatccgaaaaaccggataacgttaaatttaaatatggttctaagggtatgcaaaTTTCTTTGATATAAATGACAATACAGGTATTTTGCTGTGTAAATGGAAAATGATGGAAgggaagactgaaaaatattagaAGAACAAGTATAATGAAATCATGAGCCCCCTTCCTATTGCAGTCTATCTCTCattttatagtagagggtcactactttattagtaacaacataaaataatacatatagtggagaacccatgatggtttgtctctccctcgattctcgccaagattctctcccttggtgcggttgtaacggctgtaagcacgtaatttttgacccacaTATTAGAATTACCTTTAATAGTCCTAGTATTTTTTAGaatatttatttgagtttatttctttaggatttcactttattattaattttaattctattttttaaagcacaaaaattaaaaaaatacaaaaatagtttcattttcTCTATTTAATTTAGCTATTAAAGCACAAGAATTGAGATAGCCAGTATTATAATACACTACCGATTGAAGACTTTTCAGATTCTTTCTCTTTTCCAAGTTGATTGATAAAGCTTCTCTGAGCTAATTCTTTCTTAAAGTTCCGGTCAACTCTTTGAGTTTCGGTTTTCTTCGGGTCGTGTAGAGTTCGAGTTCGTCCGCGAGATTCGAGTGTTT
This DNA window, taken from Nicotiana tabacum cultivar K326 chromosome 15, ASM71507v2, whole genome shotgun sequence, encodes the following:
- the LOC107769007 gene encoding serine/threonine-protein kinase SAPK3-like: MEERYEPLKKLGSGHFGVARLVKDKKTKELVAVKYIERGNKIDKNGQREIINHRSLKHPNIVRFKEVLLTPTHLAIVMEYAAGGELFAKICSAGRFSEDEARFFFQQLISGVSYCHSMEICHRDLKLENTLLDGSPMPRKICDFSYSKSGLLHSQPKSVVGTPTYIAREVLSRKEYDGKGALT